In Paenibacillus algicola, a genomic segment contains:
- a CDS encoding anti-sigma-F factor Fin family protein gives MAINYVCRHCRTHQGVIDSRGISESRLGLDALTPEERRDIIAYDFNGEMIVNVTCDHCREALEMHPELSLLASPLQ, from the coding sequence ATGGCGATAAATTATGTTTGCAGACACTGCCGGACCCATCAAGGCGTGATTGATTCCCGCGGCATTTCCGAATCGAGGCTCGGGCTGGATGCCTTGACCCCCGAGGAACGCAGGGATATAATAGCGTATGATTTTAACGGAGAGATGATTGTCAACGTGACCTGCGATCATTGCCGGGAAGCGCTGGAGATGCATCCGGAGCTCAGCCTGCTGGCGAGCCCGCTTCAATAG
- the mfd gene encoding transcription-repair coupling factor has product MLQALIDVFSEDKDFQSITAGLASGMRDQLISGLTGSSRQVMIAGVMQNQQRPVLVVTHNMFSAQKIYDDLQEILSPEDVLLYPANELVAAESAVSSPEALAQRIEVLHRCARGFRGLVVAPISGVRRLLPAPEAMKDARILLQEGGLLALDAFLNQMIEMGYERVERVESRGEMSVRGGIIDFYPMTARHAYRVELFDEDIDSIRTFDPGDQRSIDKVREVLITPCKEIIASQESLNRAADTVLSLLDTQLERMTDRQAKQRLKEEIGREAEMLRERIYFPEMYKYISLLYPEHAHLYDYMAEDTILVLDEPGRLLETARQLERDEAEWNLHLIQHGKSLPSLPLSLEHEEVIYQQRYQSLLISVFLRQVPRMQPKNIVNFITRGMQDFHGQMNVLKAEMERWKKSGIKVMMLGGDAERMDRMKRVLHDYSIEEPMLLEGSLQNGFELPSVHAAVITEAEMFSQKQRKTRKTSRNMDNAERIKSYTELKVGDYVVHQNHGIGKYLGIGTLEINGIHKDYMHILYAGSDKLSVPIEQIDLIQKYVGSEDKEPKIYKLGGNEWTRVKNKVRSSVQDIADDLIKLYAERQSAPGYGFEKDTAEQQEFEDIFPYDETPDQLRAITEIKKDMEQNRPMDRLLCGDVGYGKTEVAVRAAFKAAIEGKQVAVLVPTTILAQQHYETFRERFSTYPMNIEVLSRFRSRKEQNETIKKVKQGTVDILIGTHRLLSQDLVFKDLGLLIVDEEQRFGVTHKEKLKRLKTNVDVLTLTATPIPRTLHMSMLGVRDLSVIETPPENRFPVQTYVLEHSQTLVREAIERELARGGQVYYLYNRVQGIQEMAAQISELVPEAKVGVGHGQMSETELEKTILDFLDGEYDVLVSTSIIETGVDIPNVNTLIVHDADKMGLSQLYQLRGRVGRSNRIAYAYFTYQRDKVLTEVAEKRLQSIKEFTELGSGFKIAMRDLSIRGAGNLLGAEQHGFIASVGFDLYSQMLAEEIQKRKVTMLGEPQEPSRDWNTSLDLGIDAYLPSDYIYDSIQKIEIYKKVAAVASFEEAAELEDELLDRFGELPEAVQNLLAVSRLKIYGRSYGIDSITQRGDDLVLQFYEGQDKIVNRNSLSQIGSSFEKRVQFEQGSGMSIRLKCKGLQDPELLKLLEQFLEAAKESFNGKGDLQNAVKK; this is encoded by the coding sequence TTGCTACAAGCACTTATTGATGTTTTTTCCGAGGATAAGGATTTTCAATCCATTACAGCGGGACTGGCTTCCGGGATGAGAGATCAGCTCATATCCGGGCTTACCGGCTCCTCCAGGCAGGTCATGATCGCAGGGGTGATGCAGAATCAGCAGCGTCCTGTGCTGGTTGTGACCCACAACATGTTCTCGGCCCAGAAAATTTACGATGACCTTCAGGAGATTCTATCTCCGGAGGATGTATTGCTGTACCCGGCGAATGAGCTTGTGGCGGCCGAATCGGCCGTATCCAGCCCGGAGGCCCTTGCCCAGCGAATTGAAGTGCTGCATCGCTGTGCTCGCGGCTTCCGGGGCCTTGTCGTGGCTCCGATTTCAGGGGTGCGGCGGCTGCTTCCCGCTCCGGAGGCGATGAAGGATGCGCGTATCCTTTTGCAGGAAGGAGGTCTGCTTGCGCTCGATGCCTTCCTCAACCAGATGATCGAGATGGGCTATGAGCGCGTGGAGCGGGTAGAATCCCGGGGAGAGATGAGCGTCCGCGGCGGCATTATCGACTTTTATCCCATGACAGCCCGTCATGCATACCGGGTGGAGCTCTTCGATGAAGACATCGACTCCATCCGCACCTTTGACCCCGGTGATCAGCGCTCGATTGACAAGGTCCGTGAGGTGCTGATTACGCCCTGCAAAGAAATTATCGCGAGTCAGGAGTCGCTGAATCGTGCAGCGGATACTGTGCTGAGTCTGCTGGATACCCAGCTGGAGCGCATGACAGACCGGCAGGCGAAGCAGCGCCTGAAGGAAGAGATCGGCCGGGAGGCGGAAATGCTGCGGGAGCGTATTTATTTCCCGGAAATGTATAAATACATTTCGCTGCTATATCCGGAGCACGCTCATCTGTATGACTACATGGCAGAGGATACGATTCTGGTGCTGGATGAGCCAGGACGCCTGCTGGAAACCGCCCGTCAGCTGGAACGCGATGAAGCGGAGTGGAACCTGCACCTGATTCAGCACGGGAAGTCGCTGCCAAGCCTGCCGCTCTCGCTGGAGCATGAAGAGGTCATTTACCAGCAACGCTACCAAAGCCTGCTGATCTCGGTCTTTTTGCGTCAGGTGCCGCGGATGCAGCCGAAAAATATCGTCAATTTCATTACCCGCGGCATGCAGGATTTCCATGGCCAAATGAACGTGCTGAAGGCCGAGATGGAAAGATGGAAGAAATCCGGGATCAAGGTGATGATGCTCGGCGGCGATGCCGAGCGTATGGACCGGATGAAGCGGGTGCTGCACGACTATAGCATTGAGGAGCCGATGCTGCTTGAAGGCAGCCTGCAGAACGGCTTCGAGCTCCCTTCCGTGCATGCAGCAGTCATTACCGAGGCAGAGATGTTCTCGCAGAAGCAGCGGAAGACGAGAAAAACAAGCCGTAATATGGATAATGCCGAGCGGATCAAGAGCTATACCGAGCTGAAGGTCGGCGATTATGTTGTGCACCAAAACCACGGGATCGGCAAATATCTGGGCATTGGTACGCTGGAGATCAATGGCATTCATAAAGACTATATGCATATTTTATATGCGGGCAGTGACAAGCTATCGGTACCGATTGAGCAGATTGATCTGATCCAGAAATACGTAGGCTCGGAGGACAAGGAGCCGAAAATTTACAAGCTGGGCGGCAACGAATGGACGCGAGTGAAGAACAAGGTTCGCTCTTCCGTCCAGGATATTGCGGATGATCTGATCAAGCTGTATGCCGAGCGGCAGTCCGCACCGGGCTACGGCTTTGAGAAGGACACGGCTGAGCAGCAGGAGTTCGAGGATATTTTTCCATATGACGAAACGCCGGACCAGCTGCGGGCGATTACAGAAATTAAGAAGGACATGGAGCAGAACCGCCCGATGGACCGCCTGCTGTGCGGAGACGTCGGCTATGGCAAGACCGAGGTTGCTGTCCGTGCAGCCTTTAAAGCGGCGATTGAAGGGAAGCAGGTGGCTGTGCTGGTGCCAACGACGATCCTGGCCCAGCAGCACTACGAAACGTTCCGGGAGCGCTTCTCAACCTATCCGATGAACATTGAGGTGCTGAGCCGCTTCCGCAGCCGCAAGGAGCAGAATGAAACGATTAAGAAGGTCAAGCAGGGGACGGTTGATATTCTGATCGGAACGCATCGCCTGCTGTCGCAGGACCTGGTATTCAAGGATCTAGGCCTCTTGATTGTCGATGAGGAGCAGCGGTTTGGCGTTACTCATAAGGAGAAGCTGAAGCGGCTGAAGACGAACGTGGACGTGCTGACCCTCACCGCCACTCCGATTCCGCGGACCCTGCATATGTCCATGCTGGGCGTTCGTGATCTGTCGGTCATTGAAACCCCGCCAGAAAACCGGTTTCCGGTGCAGACCTATGTGCTGGAGCATAGCCAGACGCTTGTCCGCGAAGCGATTGAGCGGGAGCTGGCCCGAGGCGGACAGGTCTACTATCTGTATAACCGGGTGCAGGGAATTCAGGAAATGGCTGCCCAGATCTCAGAATTGGTGCCTGAGGCCAAGGTGGGCGTGGGCCACGGACAGATGAGTGAAACAGAGCTTGAGAAGACGATTCTGGATTTTCTGGATGGGGAGTATGACGTGCTGGTCAGTACGAGCATTATCGAGACCGGCGTAGATATCCCGAATGTGAACACCCTGATCGTGCACGATGCGGATAAGATGGGCTTGTCCCAGCTCTATCAGCTGAGAGGGCGGGTAGGCCGTTCCAACCGGATCGCATATGCGTATTTTACGTATCAGCGGGATAAGGTGTTAACCGAGGTTGCCGAGAAGCGGCTGCAGTCCATCAAGGAATTTACGGAGCTCGGCTCGGGCTTCAAGATTGCCATGCGGGATTTGTCTATCCGGGGAGCGGGCAATCTGCTCGGGGCGGAGCAGCACGGCTTCATCGCCTCCGTCGGGTTTGATCTGTATTCCCAAATGCTGGCGGAGGAAATCCAGAAGCGGAAGGTCACTATGCTGGGCGAGCCGCAGGAGCCGTCCCGGGATTGGAACACCTCCTTGGATCTTGGAATCGATGCCTATCTTCCTTCTGACTATATTTATGACAGCATTCAGAAGATTGAGATCTATAAAAAAGTGGCGGCGGTGGCATCCTTTGAGGAGGCTGCAGAGCTGGAGGATGAGCTGCTGGACCGCTTCGGTGAGCTGCCGGAGGCCGTTCAGAACCTGCTTGCCGTGTCGAGGCTGAAGATATACGGACGGAGCTACGGAATCGACTCCATTACGCAGCGCGGGGACGACCTTGTTTTGCAGTTTTACGAAGGACAGGATAAAATAGTGAACAGGAACAGCCTTTCACAGATTGGAAGTTCCTTCGAAAAGCGTGTACAATTTGAGCAGGGCTCAGGCATGTCGATACGCCTGAAGTGCAAAGGACTTCAAGATCCGGAGCTGTTGAAGCTGCTGGAACAGTTTCTTGAGGCTGCGAAGGAGTCATTTAACGGGAAGGGAGATTTACAGAATGCCGTCAAGAAATAA
- a CDS encoding peptidylprolyl isomerase yields the protein MPSRNKKSGKLFMVTMSAMLSISLAACGNENAAAPAPEDNSKIVVKYKGGEITEKEFELEQKVMQFMSPQFAQFAQMDEFKEYLAKQGAAYEYLAVDASEESREAAKKQADELVDKNKEAMGAEALEAALTAQGLTEDDLRSYMLRVMTVMEDQKNKVTDEEIKNTFDEKQEDFTVVTLRHVLIRLTDSEGKERTKEDALKLANEVKSKLDGGADFAEVAKEYSEDPGSQSNGGLYENYEVKDWVPEFKEKALSLPLNEVSEPVETEYGYHVMKVESREEMTFDKLSDERKDQIRSDLASSKVDEFMNTELDSIIESIQLPKSETPAEPSTEQENGAEQAPQADPGTSDPGAESKEPEAKEPAAEDTGK from the coding sequence ATGCCGTCAAGAAATAAGAAGTCGGGAAAGCTGTTCATGGTGACGATGAGCGCCATGTTGTCTATATCACTGGCTGCCTGCGGGAACGAGAACGCGGCAGCACCTGCGCCGGAGGACAACAGCAAGATTGTTGTGAAGTATAAGGGCGGGGAGATCACAGAGAAAGAATTTGAGCTGGAGCAGAAGGTGATGCAGTTCATGTCACCGCAATTTGCACAGTTCGCGCAGATGGACGAATTCAAAGAATATCTCGCGAAGCAGGGCGCAGCCTATGAGTATCTGGCGGTGGATGCCAGCGAGGAATCCAGGGAAGCCGCGAAGAAGCAGGCGGACGAGCTGGTCGATAAGAACAAGGAGGCCATGGGAGCCGAGGCGCTGGAAGCGGCGCTCACAGCTCAGGGCTTGACCGAGGATGACCTGAGAAGCTACATGCTGCGCGTCATGACAGTTATGGAAGACCAGAAGAACAAGGTGACTGATGAAGAGATCAAGAACACCTTTGACGAGAAGCAGGAGGATTTCACCGTGGTCACGCTGCGCCATGTGCTCATCCGCTTGACCGATAGTGAAGGCAAGGAGCGCACGAAGGAAGATGCGTTGAAGCTGGCAAATGAAGTGAAGTCCAAGCTGGATGGCGGGGCTGATTTCGCGGAGGTTGCGAAGGAGTATTCAGAGGATCCGGGCTCCCAGTCTAACGGCGGTCTGTATGAGAACTATGAAGTGAAGGATTGGGTGCCCGAGTTCAAGGAGAAGGCACTCAGCCTGCCCCTGAATGAAGTCAGCGAGCCGGTGGAAACCGAATACGGCTACCATGTGATGAAGGTCGAAAGCCGCGAGGAAATGACCTTTGACAAGCTCAGCGATGAGCGCAAGGATCAGATTCGCAGTGACCTGGCTTCCAGTAAGGTGGATGAGTTCATGAATACAGAGCTGGACAGCATCATTGAGAGCATCCAGCTGCCAAAGAGTGAGACGCCGGCTGAGCCGTCTACGGAGCAGGAGAACGGAGCGGAGCAAGCGCCACAGGCCGATCCTGGCACGAGCGATCCCGGTGCGGAGAGCAAGGAGCCTGAAGCGAAGGAGCCTGCAGCAGAGGATACCGGCAAGTAA
- a CDS encoding RNA-binding S4 domain-containing protein, with translation MRLDKFLKVSRLIKRRTVAKDVSEQGRVYINGRESKPSGTVKVGDEITVQFGQKLVTVRVERLVDTTRKDEAASLYTLVKEEPIAKDNDLNWQ, from the coding sequence ATGCGTCTCGATAAATTCCTTAAGGTATCCAGACTCATCAAGCGCCGCACCGTGGCGAAGGACGTTTCGGAGCAGGGCCGGGTATATATTAACGGCCGTGAATCGAAGCCGAGCGGCACGGTCAAGGTCGGAGACGAGATTACGGTCCAGTTCGGACAGAAGCTGGTCACCGTCCGGGTAGAGCGCCTGGTGGACACCACCCGCAAGGATGAGGCTGCAAGCCTCTACACTCTGGTTAAGGAAGAGCCGATCGCGAAAGACAACGATTTAAACTGGCAATAA
- the yabQ gene encoding spore cortex biosynthesis protein YabQ, giving the protein MNPHEQWMTLLWMMVSGAAMGMAYDSYRVLAGELRFPKWSVHVIDLLYWIGAALFVFRMLYAANHGQLRFYVFVGLFAGVWIYFLIGSVTTRRFVVMLVQAAMSLLSILTTLLDVLLWKPLKLLFSLLKGSLKLIWRLMMVVLQVVWKLLTPLRAILRWICSPIISRLSMPAWGKKAADKFKAVWKRWF; this is encoded by the coding sequence ATGAACCCCCATGAGCAGTGGATGACGCTGCTCTGGATGATGGTTTCCGGAGCAGCAATGGGAATGGCCTATGACAGCTACCGGGTGCTGGCAGGAGAGCTTCGTTTCCCGAAATGGTCGGTGCATGTGATCGATTTGCTGTACTGGATCGGCGCAGCGCTGTTCGTATTCCGTATGCTGTACGCCGCCAATCACGGGCAGCTTCGATTCTATGTTTTTGTTGGTCTTTTTGCAGGGGTATGGATCTATTTTTTAATCGGGAGTGTTACAACCAGGCGTTTTGTGGTAATGTTAGTTCAGGCAGCAATGTCATTGCTGTCCATTTTGACGACTTTACTGGACGTCTTGCTATGGAAGCCATTGAAGCTGCTGTTTTCCTTGCTGAAAGGAAGCCTGAAGCTGATTTGGCGGTTGATGATGGTTGTGCTTCAAGTGGTTTGGAAGCTGCTGACGCCGCTCAGGGCCATCCTGAGGTGGATTTGCTCCCCGATCATTTCCCGGCTCTCTATGCCGGCATGGGGGAAGAAGGCAGCGGACAAGTTCAAGGCAGTCTGGAAACGCTGGTTTTAG
- the spoVT gene encoding stage V sporulation protein T: MKATGIVRRIDDLGRVVIPKEIRRTLRIREGDPLEIFVDRDGEVILKKYSPIGELGDFAKEYAESLYESTGHITIIADRDSFVAVAGGSKKEYMDKPVGNLLETGMENRKTILEENKGTYEISKDHPEEFSTFVAAPIVAGGDPIGCVLMLNKDESVKMGQMEVKMAETAAAFLGKQMEQ; encoded by the coding sequence ATGAAAGCTACTGGAATCGTTCGCCGTATCGATGACCTCGGTCGTGTGGTCATCCCCAAGGAAATTCGTCGTACTCTACGGATCCGAGAAGGAGATCCGCTCGAAATTTTTGTAGACCGGGATGGAGAAGTCATCCTGAAGAAATACTCGCCGATCGGAGAGCTTGGAGATTTCGCCAAGGAATACGCAGAGTCCCTGTATGAAAGCACCGGCCATATTACCATTATTGCTGACCGGGATTCCTTCGTCGCTGTAGCTGGAGGCTCCAAGAAGGAGTACATGGACAAGCCGGTGGGCAATCTGCTGGAGACCGGGATGGAGAATCGCAAGACCATCCTGGAAGAAAACAAAGGCACGTACGAAATCAGCAAGGATCATCCGGAGGAGTTCTCCACCTTTGTTGCGGCTCCCATTGTCGCCGGCGGTGACCCGATTGGCTGTGTGCTGATGCTGAACAAGGACGAGTCTGTCAAGATGGGCCAAATGGAAGTGAAAATGGCGGAAACCGCCGCTGCTTTCCTTGGCAAGCAAATGGAACAGTAA
- a CDS encoding putative polysaccharide biosynthesis protein, with protein sequence MKTGEAGARLLKGAFILSAAAIGSKLIGTLQKIPLQNIGGDAVFGIYNTVNPLYTMMITLAAAGFPLALSKFVAEAEAAGRPQDSRRLLRISSLFLISLGLVLGLLLYTTAPLLGSWIGSEQVVPALQASALALLFVPWMALLRGYFQGLHNVVPTAVSQIAEQSIRVIVMITLLLYMLQQGASAPQITAGAMLGSAAGGVAGLLVMLLYWRKSRGKKRAAAKDSGTPGFTEPAWSRQAGFQQSQRSTGEVHLGETSALRILKVLAAYALPVCLSALAIPLIGLVDSFTVPRSLLSSGLSEDGMLARFGIYNRGLPLVQLVTMLAASLSVLFIPALAEARYRGQHELAARQSELALRWFWLLGLAASAGLAVLAEPVNVMLYEDAEGSDVLRWVALTAVFGTVSIITAALLQGAGLVRAPALHLLAAALLKLGLNLALVPQLGITGAAIAGVAAHGTAAALNTALLVRHAGVRLSAAHLLLRPALVTAGLVLAAWAASTAAGGLAAAAGLGTGRMSAAAASLAGVAAGAGAFVAGAVWTKLLSEEELHLLPKIGRPLAALLTRLRLLR encoded by the coding sequence ATGAAAACAGGGGAAGCGGGGGCAAGGCTTCTGAAGGGGGCCTTTATCCTGAGCGCGGCGGCGATCGGCTCGAAGCTGATCGGGACGCTTCAAAAGATACCGCTGCAGAATATAGGCGGAGACGCCGTGTTCGGCATTTATAATACGGTGAATCCACTGTATACCATGATGATTACCCTCGCAGCAGCGGGATTTCCGCTTGCGCTGTCCAAGTTCGTGGCGGAGGCCGAGGCGGCGGGCCGGCCTCAGGACAGCCGGCGCCTGCTGCGGATATCGAGCCTGTTCCTGATCAGCTTGGGGCTGGTGCTGGGGCTGCTGCTGTATACAACAGCTCCGCTGCTCGGAAGCTGGATCGGCAGTGAGCAGGTGGTGCCGGCTCTGCAGGCCTCTGCGCTGGCGCTGCTTTTTGTGCCGTGGATGGCGCTGCTGCGCGGCTATTTTCAAGGGCTGCATAATGTGGTGCCGACAGCGGTATCCCAGATTGCAGAGCAGAGCATTCGGGTCATCGTCATGATTACGCTGCTGCTGTATATGCTTCAGCAGGGGGCGTCTGCACCGCAAATTACGGCCGGGGCGATGCTCGGCTCGGCCGCCGGCGGAGTCGCAGGCCTGCTTGTGATGCTGCTGTACTGGCGCAAGAGCCGTGGAAAGAAAAGGGCTGCGGCGAAGGATTCCGGAACTCCCGGTTTCACAGAGCCAGCGTGGTCGCGGCAAGCCGGGTTTCAGCAAAGCCAGCGGAGCACGGGGGAGGTCCATCTGGGCGAGACCAGCGCCCTGAGGATTCTGAAGGTGCTGGCTGCTTATGCGCTGCCCGTGTGCCTCAGCGCCCTGGCGATCCCGCTGATCGGCCTGGTGGACTCCTTCACCGTACCCCGGTCCCTGCTGAGCAGCGGGTTGTCGGAGGACGGCATGCTGGCCCGGTTCGGCATTTACAACCGGGGGCTGCCGCTTGTCCAGCTGGTCACGATGCTGGCGGCGTCGTTGTCGGTGCTGTTCATCCCGGCGCTGGCGGAAGCGCGCTACCGGGGACAGCATGAGCTGGCGGCCCGGCAGAGCGAGCTCGCCCTGCGCTGGTTCTGGCTGCTCGGCCTGGCTGCGTCCGCAGGACTTGCGGTGCTGGCCGAGCCTGTCAATGTGATGCTGTACGAGGATGCCGAAGGCAGCGATGTGCTGCGCTGGGTTGCGCTCACCGCGGTGTTTGGCACGGTGAGCATTATTACGGCCGCGCTGCTGCAGGGCGCGGGCCTGGTCCGGGCGCCAGCTTTGCATTTGCTGGCGGCGGCCCTGCTCAAGCTGGGGCTGAACCTGGCGCTTGTGCCCCAGCTCGGCATTACCGGCGCGGCGATTGCCGGTGTCGCCGCGCATGGCACCGCAGCAGCGCTCAATACCGCGCTGCTGGTGCGTCATGCAGGTGTCAGGCTATCCGCCGCACACCTGCTCCTGCGGCCCGCGCTGGTGACCGCGGGCCTGGTGCTGGCCGCCTGGGCCGCGTCAACCGCGGCGGGCGGCCTGGCAGCCGCGGCCGGGCTGGGCACCGGCCGCATGAGCGCCGCCGCCGCAAGCCTGGCCGGCGTGGCGGCAGGGGCCGGCGCCTTTGTGGCCGGCGCCGTCTGGACGAAGCTCCTCTCAGAGGAGGAGCTTCACCTGCTGCCGAAGATCGGCCGGCCGCTGGCCGCCCTGCTTACGCGCCTGCGGCTGCTGCGCTGA
- the yabP gene encoding sporulation protein YabP — translation MIDQKNKPHDMRLHSRKLLDMTGVKNVESFDSEEFLLQTELGHLSIRGQNLHIKNLSLEEGILSIEGLIHSFAYLNPGNQAKPKSLLGKLFK, via the coding sequence ATGATTGACCAAAAAAACAAGCCGCACGATATGCGGCTGCACAGCCGCAAGCTGCTGGACATGACCGGTGTCAAAAATGTAGAAAGCTTTGACAGTGAAGAATTTCTTCTGCAGACCGAGCTGGGGCATTTAAGCATCCGCGGCCAGAATTTACATATCAAGAACCTGAGTTTGGAGGAGGGCATCCTCTCCATTGAAGGCTTGATCCATTCCTTTGCCTATCTCAATCCCGGGAATCAGGCCAAACCGAAGAGCTTGCTGGGCAAGCTGTTTAAATGA
- a CDS encoding HU family DNA-binding protein → MNKTDLVNNISSKSGLSKKDVENVLNGFLGEITDALASGDKVQLIGFGTFETRKRAGRTGRNPQTGNTIEIPESNVPAFKAGNKLKEAVN, encoded by the coding sequence ATGAACAAAACAGATCTCGTCAACAACATTTCCAGTAAAAGCGGTTTGTCTAAAAAAGACGTGGAGAACGTTCTGAACGGTTTCCTCGGTGAAATTACAGATGCATTGGCAAGCGGTGACAAGGTACAGCTGATCGGCTTCGGTACCTTCGAAACACGCAAGCGTGCAGGCCGCACAGGCCGTAACCCGCAAACCGGCAACACCATTGAAATTCCAGAATCCAACGTTCCTGCATTCAAGGCAGGCAACAAGCTTAAAGAAGCTGTCAACTAA
- the yabN gene encoding bifunctional methyltransferase/pyrophosphohydrolase YabN has protein sequence MSAAITVVGLGSGNADRLTLGMFKTLQGADRVYVRTLKHPVIDDLRETGIEMKSFDSVYESYDTFPEVYEHIAASLIKLALAGEGEIVYAVPGHPMVAEATVRLLRERCPEQGIALKVLGGESFLDEAFVRLGFDPIEGFQLLDAGGLSSSRLQPQLHTLIGQVYDMFTASEVKLALMEVYPDDYEVIVGHALGVEGQESIQHIPLYELDRVEGYGNLSLVYVPRSDDEQLRRRSFDRLHEIVAVLRSPEGCPWDREQTHQSIRKNLIEETYEVLETIDEDDPDHMQEELGDLLLQIMLHSQMEEEIGTFTVRDVIGSLNDKLIFRHPHVFGDTSAKDAEDALQNWEQMKAEEKLRKGQTASSTSVLDGVPRDLPALMKAYKLQKKAAKVGFDWDDISGVFQKIEEELAELREAVEQGLSPEEQALELGDLLFAACNAARFIQADPEEALSRTNRKFTERFHYIEEQLSARGEDIRKTPVNVMEELWQSAKTSGGRDKA, from the coding sequence ATGAGTGCAGCGATTACAGTGGTCGGACTGGGTTCGGGGAATGCCGACAGACTGACCTTAGGCATGTTCAAGACTCTTCAAGGGGCTGACAGGGTATATGTGCGCACCCTGAAGCACCCGGTAATTGATGATTTGCGTGAGACAGGCATAGAGATGAAGTCCTTTGACTCCGTATATGAAAGCTATGATACCTTCCCGGAGGTGTATGAGCATATTGCTGCGTCATTGATCAAGCTGGCTCTTGCCGGCGAAGGAGAGATTGTGTATGCCGTTCCCGGCCATCCCATGGTGGCGGAGGCAACCGTACGGCTGCTGCGGGAGCGTTGTCCGGAGCAGGGCATTGCCCTGAAGGTGCTGGGAGGCGAAAGCTTTCTCGACGAAGCGTTCGTACGTCTCGGGTTTGACCCGATTGAAGGCTTTCAGCTGCTGGATGCCGGCGGGCTGTCGTCTTCACGGCTTCAGCCCCAGCTGCACACCCTGATCGGTCAGGTGTATGATATGTTTACCGCATCCGAGGTGAAGCTTGCGCTGATGGAGGTGTACCCGGATGACTATGAGGTCATCGTCGGGCATGCGCTGGGCGTGGAGGGACAGGAATCCATTCAGCACATTCCGCTGTATGAGCTGGACCGTGTAGAGGGCTATGGAAATCTGTCTCTCGTCTATGTGCCCCGCAGCGATGATGAGCAGCTGCGCCGGCGCAGCTTTGACCGTCTGCATGAGATTGTAGCCGTGCTCCGCAGTCCTGAGGGCTGTCCGTGGGACCGGGAGCAGACGCATCAATCCATCCGCAAGAACCTCATTGAGGAAACGTACGAAGTGCTGGAAACGATTGATGAGGATGATCCCGATCATATGCAGGAGGAGCTCGGAGATCTGCTGCTGCAGATTATGCTTCACTCGCAGATGGAGGAAGAGATCGGTACCTTCACCGTCAGAGATGTCATTGGCTCCTTGAATGACAAGCTGATCTTCCGGCATCCGCATGTATTTGGCGACACCTCTGCGAAGGATGCCGAGGACGCCTTGCAGAATTGGGAGCAGATGAAGGCGGAGGAGAAGCTGAGAAAAGGACAGACCGCGTCCTCCACATCGGTGCTAGACGGCGTTCCCCGGGATCTGCCGGCGCTGATGAAGGCCTACAAGCTGCAGAAGAAGGCGGCCAAGGTGGGCTTCGACTGGGATGACATCTCCGGGGTGTTCCAGAAGATTGAAGAAGAGCTGGCGGAGCTACGGGAAGCCGTAGAGCAGGGACTGTCTCCGGAGGAGCAGGCTCTTGAGCTGGGAGACCTGCTCTTTGCAGCCTGCAATGCTGCGCGCTTTATCCAGGCTGATCCCGAGGAGGCTCTATCCCGAACCAACCGCAAGTTTACCGAGCGCTTTCACTATATCGAGGAGCAGCTGTCGGCCCGGGGCGAGGATATTCGCAAGACGCCTGTGAACGTCATGGAAGAGCTGTGGCAGTCCGCGAAGACATCCGGGGGCAGGGACAAGGCATAA
- a CDS encoding FtsB family cell division protein translates to MARAGTGRRADVERKAEAVRKEDSPDTARNAGVKRRKRLYAVVMLSFVVWAGITLYSQYGQIQSTSSTLAEKQGEERAVKAALKELNLEVERLQDPEYIGQMARKKFGLYPPNEVPIIQPQE, encoded by the coding sequence ATGGCCAGAGCGGGTACAGGACGCAGAGCCGACGTAGAACGTAAAGCAGAGGCAGTGCGCAAAGAGGATTCCCCCGATACAGCCAGGAATGCGGGGGTCAAGCGGCGAAAGAGGTTATACGCCGTGGTGATGCTTTCGTTTGTGGTTTGGGCAGGGATCACGCTGTACAGCCAGTATGGCCAGATCCAGAGCACCAGCAGCACGCTTGCTGAGAAGCAAGGCGAAGAGAGGGCCGTAAAGGCTGCACTGAAGGAGCTTAATCTGGAAGTGGAGCGTCTGCAGGATCCGGAGTACATTGGGCAGATGGCCCGTAAGAAATTTGGGCTGTATCCGCCGAATGAGGTTCCGATCATCCAGCCGCAGGAATAA